Proteins encoded in a region of the Zunongwangia endophytica genome:
- a CDS encoding DUF3095 family protein encodes MANTETDFYENLPALDIPVSKLVGDISHFHQVPETWHIVAADIKNSTEAIAKGNHNSVNLIATGCVIAMINIAYKAKLNIPFFFGGDGAIAIVPEEILQETLAALQKHKRNTQKNFKLELKTGSFPVKTIYKENIQLKIAKLKVNADMNIPIVLGDALHYAEDLIKHTLSKQEIVPNSKALNLDGMECKWDKIKPPKKNQEVVSLIVVSRNDQETSKVFSQVLKAIDDIYGSPKRRKPISVRRLKLKANLRKINNEMKAKLGRFYLPYMLENWMIGKYGRHIWLKKENGKNYLKKMVALADTLTIDGRINTVISGTPQQREALIGYLDNLEDSGKIKYGIYVSEESIMSCYVRNISTHDHIHFVDGGNGGYTKAAKSLKNKI; translated from the coding sequence ATGGCCAATACTGAAACTGATTTTTATGAAAATTTACCGGCTTTAGATATTCCGGTTAGTAAACTCGTGGGCGATATTAGTCATTTTCATCAAGTCCCGGAAACTTGGCACATCGTGGCAGCAGATATTAAGAATTCTACCGAGGCTATTGCAAAAGGCAATCATAATTCGGTTAATCTAATTGCTACAGGTTGTGTTATTGCCATGATTAATATCGCATACAAAGCAAAACTAAATATCCCGTTCTTTTTTGGTGGTGACGGTGCAATTGCCATCGTTCCTGAAGAGATTTTGCAGGAAACACTTGCAGCGCTTCAAAAGCATAAAAGAAATACTCAAAAAAACTTCAAATTAGAGCTTAAAACAGGATCATTTCCGGTTAAAACCATTTACAAAGAAAATATTCAGCTTAAAATCGCAAAACTTAAAGTGAATGCTGATATGAACATTCCGATAGTTCTGGGAGACGCGTTACACTACGCTGAAGATCTAATTAAACACACATTATCCAAACAAGAAATCGTACCTAATAGCAAAGCGCTGAATCTTGATGGAATGGAATGTAAATGGGACAAAATAAAACCTCCAAAAAAGAATCAGGAAGTCGTAAGTTTAATCGTGGTTTCGCGAAATGACCAAGAAACATCTAAAGTCTTTTCTCAGGTTTTAAAAGCTATCGATGATATTTACGGATCCCCAAAAAGAAGAAAACCTATTTCTGTTCGGAGGTTAAAGCTAAAAGCTAATCTTCGTAAAATTAATAATGAAATGAAAGCCAAACTAGGTCGATTTTATCTGCCTTATATGCTTGAAAACTGGATGATTGGAAAATACGGAAGGCACATTTGGCTTAAAAAAGAAAACGGAAAAAACTACCTAAAAAAGATGGTGGCTCTAGCAGACACCTTAACGATCGACGGGAGAATAAATACTGTAATTTCAGGAACACCTCAGCAAAGAGAAGCGCTTATTGGTTATCTGGATAATCTGGAAGATTCAGGAAAAATAAAATACGGAATCTATGTAAGCGAAGAAAGTATTATGTCTTGCTACGTAAGAAACATCAGTACCCACGATCATATTCATTTTGTAGATGGCGGAAACGGTGGGTATACAAAAGCAGCTAAAAGTTTAAAAAATAAGATTTAG
- a CDS encoding type II toxin-antitoxin system RelE/ParE family toxin: MVEIIWSDFAINSLKEIYDYYKSNVHLRIAKKIKSEILQTTNQLKTSPELGQIEFYLEELNRSHRYIISGNYKIIYRIKGNQVLINDVFDVRRNPDKMLD, encoded by the coding sequence ATGGTGGAGATAATTTGGTCTGACTTTGCAATTAATAGTTTGAAGGAGATTTATGATTACTATAAATCAAACGTACATCTTAGAATAGCTAAGAAAATAAAATCTGAAATTCTTCAAACTACAAATCAGCTTAAAACTTCCCCAGAATTAGGTCAAATAGAATTTTATTTGGAAGAATTAAATAGAAGCCATCGTTATATAATATCTGGAAATTATAAGATAATCTACAGGATAAAAGGAAACCAGGTTTTAATCAATGACGTTTTTGATGTACGAAGGAATCCAGATAAAATGTTAGATTAA